In Solenopsis invicta isolate M01_SB chromosome 9, UNIL_Sinv_3.0, whole genome shotgun sequence, the sequence TTTAGCCATATTACTAACACTTTTTCTTTTCCACTGATTATGCAGtgcgtcatatttttataaatcacgtccaaagcaatataactatttcgttatgttgaatctagaatctattaaataacaCTTTGATGAATCTAATcattcaagttttaataaaaaatattaattattaacaaagttatttgataaaataaaaatgagtgccatattatcttcttttcctttattaatataatgaaaaaattgtgCTAAACTTACTACTTGCGAGGTTGCTTAAGTTCCAGCTCCTGTTGGATATTGATTTTAGAAGCCTCTTTGTCAGGTAATGTGAAATAGAATTTCCCAAACAGTCGATCGAAGGTTTCGGTTTTCAAGTTGCTAAAgcttctcttttcttcttctgaTAGTGGTACCAGCTCCTCTTGTAAATTCGGAAACTAAACAACCAGAATGCCAGTAggttttgcaacaaattctcGAGGTAGATACGGAATACAAAGTCTTAATAAGGAATCAAAACTTAAAATGAATTGCGTTAGCAATACCAACCACGCTATTCAGAATCACCCTTACTATATGCGGCCAACAAGCAAATCTAAAGCTTCTCTCGAGTAGTAGCTCACGAAGTTTTTGCAACAccagaaagaagagaaaagcgACGTTGATGTCCGAAGGTCTGATTGCTACTCTGATGGTCATAATATATGCGAAGTTGGAAGTGGTGGGGGGATTCAATAGGATACTAAAGGTTTTGGTGTGGAGGTTCACGATTTCTCGATGCTTCCCATAATTTGAATGACACCAATCAAGAGGTCTTTTAATTAGACTTGGCCAATCATTGTTGCAGACAAGTGGGTACCATTCAAGGGAATCACACCCCTCTCATTTAGGATTGGATGTGATAAAATTAGCGTCTTTAAAAGGTGGGGATAGTTGACTTGTGTTAAATGTTTATGTGAAACTCTTATTTAGATTTCACGGCATGCTCTTGTATCAATCATTGATTCGCGGTATCCTTTGGTTACATGTACATGCAGGCATAATATCGAATGACATTTCTTATCATCCAATGTATTTCATCTGCGAGGCGATCAGATTTTTCCGCCGAGCTATCAGGtttgtttttattatctttcGAAGAGACGGTTCCTACAGACGCATGGTTTCGAGTTTCAAACGGTCCTTATCGTTTGAATTTCAAGAAACTATGCTGACGCAACgacgtataaatttttatgaaagaaaagaattgtacTACTGGACGTAACATTATCAAATGATCAATTTTTatccaaaaatatatatcttcaatttgttttttacatctATTGCATTTTTACTAATTTAGTTTGCCATATAGATAATTTGTATTACGATTTGCCTATTTTATATAACGCAGTATGttcgtattttatttactaCTAAAAAGTTATAGAATTTACTGACTCGATCCTTGGCATGAAAATGtagagaaagatttttttatcatgCTAGTagtttaattactaaattaataattaattgtttaaaaagtcGAATGCTAAAATTGTTTAAAGCATCCTTGGCGGAAAAATTCttacaaaattctacacaaatttaaaagtaCCTTTACATGGGAGCATCAAGCGTCGAGCATTAAAAGATgcgcaataattttattgagacCGTGTTCCAATATTCATTGCCAATTgtgaaaatctatagttaacATTCCGTATACAGAATATTGGAATACATctcttatttcaattattacatGTTAGAAAGTTTGGGTACATCAAAACGTAATCTCCCTTTACTTACCTTGCAGCGCCAAGAAACTGAAATCTGCAAGTCCAGATTTCAGTGTCAAGAAGCTGCACAATAATTTTCTGCGCAACTCAATACTCGACAATCGACGCTTGCATGTAACTGCACCTTAAGAGagagaaatacataaaaatctacatgaaaatgctagaattgaaacatttttctaaatttttgtaaatttgtgtaTTGTGTAGTTTATCGTTTCTGTGATTTCTATGAACTCCCCAGTGAAAGTTAAATAGTTTActctggcaaaaaaaatttttatgattaaatacAAAGTTCTactaataatagaaatttatagaaagtattagtttttttcgtaaatatttatttttttttttttagaaatatgcatttaattaataaaattaacaaagtgTTCCAATGTTAGTATTTTTTTGtgtagatttttgtagcatttcttaaaatggaaaaatttttcctgCCAGCGTGTCTCTTATTAATATGtacattctataaaattaatattaatatattatagaaatttactTTATTGTATGTCGAGTGATATTCCGCATATAGAACTGCTGCAAGTTCTGACAGCCTGGAAATGTCGGTGCAAAGCTCACGATATTTCGATCGCTAAAATTGACTTTTGCGTATTCCGTGAATCCTTGAAAATCTATGAAACATTCCGATTTCGTGTTTCCATTGAAACGTATCGCCCAACGTTCCACATAAACACGCTCATCGTCATTTTTGGGTAACATGCCGACTACAATGATCTGATAATCtctgaaaaaaatcataatgtcatgataacagataaaaattaataataaacatgatagAAAAAAGGTGGTAATAtgaactgatctctgcatcataatgaaactttacataaatcatcttgaatatttatggtacttaaataaaagtttcatatttttgaaattgcctctattttgatctttttgtataaattttatcttctataTTCAAATCTATATTTAACTACTTGaattcaaacaaaattattcttaaatgaaAATTTGAAGATACATATAACTTTGATTCAGTTCTGTAATAAAGAAGACACTATCACTAGggtaactaacaataagtagaaAATGTGGTATTAAGGATGCATataacatttctcaaaacattaaaaaaattatgaaaatattacacattgttttatattgcatttgaaagtaatagaaaaaatttagcaGTAATTTCCTAACTTtctataaagttattttaataaaaagtatacatgtgctctaatgaaaataaaattaataatgaaataatgaagtaagaagtaatgaaaaaaaaatataaaatgttctatttaagtactttaaacatTCAAGATTATTTacgtaaagttttattgcaatgcagagatcagttctgtaaaataaacaaaatttatttatttacaaaataactacacggacaattacaataaaacttcgtataaattattttgaatacttaaagtatttaCACAAGAAATTAAGATTGTTGTAAAAAATCCcttgttgtaaaaataaatgacag encodes:
- the LOC113005078 gene encoding uncharacterized protein LOC113005078 isoform X2 yields the protein MTIRVAIRPSDINVAFLFFLVLQKLRELLLERSFRFACWPHIFPNLQEELVPLSEEEKRSFSNLKTETFDRLFGKFYFTLPDKEASKINIQQELELKQPRKYVQEIVPRRPS
- the LOC113005078 gene encoding uncharacterized protein LOC113005078 isoform X1, whose translation is MTIRVAIRPSDINVAFLFFLVLQKLRELLLERSFRFACWPHIVRVILNSVFPNLQEELVPLSEEEKRSFSNLKTETFDRLFGKFYFTLPDKEASKINIQQELELKQPRKYVQEIVPRRPS